The Procambarus clarkii isolate CNS0578487 chromosome 12, FALCON_Pclarkii_2.0, whole genome shotgun sequence DNA window AATATTGTgctggtggccacagagcaggcatacagttagtgcccaaaagcACGAAAAGCCAGACACGACAAATTGGCGAGTGCATGTCGTATCAACAATCCTATCAACAACTGGTaggtattaaatttataattattaagatttaagatacaagacacctattcattcattcaccataactttaacactgcagacaaaaacagcattataattatattttaatcacAAGATGGGTTTCCTCATAGCTACTTAAGACTTTTGTGCCCCAGTTATAAGTTCCAAATCATGTACGTCGTTTTATTAAACATCTCTTTAGGAAGCTGATTTAAGTTatttcttagtgttcactactctaCTAGGTAACGCTAAATATATATCTCGCTGATATATtactaattatattcaattattacagatgattTTGACGTTGCAAAACGAAGATGCTTAGCTGCGGAAGACACTTCAAATGTCGAAACTGAAGACGATATGGGCTATCCTCGACAACGAAAAAGGAAACCATGCTTCAAATATGAAGAAGAGAATTCCGAGAATAACAAACGTAAGCATTGATAACctactacagtaatttaaaaaaaatttgcaacttgaaaaatgccattcaatacattaagcaatttaaataatttcaggcaatcatCACTCGTCTCAATCCAAGAAGAAGTGTTCGCCATCTTCATATGAGAATACACCTTCAAAAGAAATAAGTCCTCCGCAAATACCATATTATTCTGGTATATTAAGTGAATGTAAGGATTAGtagtaaataacattaaaagttctaaattgatatttaaccatgcttcctttgtttggttatttatgcttttggtttaaaaaaaactaaaaactgctctaaacttagttcttgctgtttttttttttgttttttttgtttaattccttCTGGAAGTACTAGAAGCTTTGAGTAATTTTTATTCTTATCTGGAATTTCTGTATAGAAATATGTGtttatttctaattgtttaatattaAGTATATTATTCTTTTATGTGCATATGGGGTCTAGTGAACTTTTCCCACTTTGTCTAGCAGGTGCTTTTCACTTGTCACAGTTCAGGGAAATTTTGGTTTTCCTTTGATCTAGTCACTAGAAACAAGCAGGTTTGTTAttacttttctttttgtttgtcccttacgtgttaatttgtcctttatcttacctttaccttacgtgttaatttgtcccttaccttaagttaatttttaaaatatgtatctcatattgacccccacctctctcatgttagttcaaactatattaaagtcttaaaaatatattttggttaACAAGTGTTTGAAATAAGCATAACTCCTTTTCAGCTAATAGAACAGTCCTACAAAAGCCGTCTCCAGTGAAGACTACACTTCACAATACACCTTCAACGCCATCAGTATTTCCTCATGAAGGTAATAAGTTAATTTTTAAAATGTGTATTTCATgttgacccccacctctctcatgtTAGTTCAAACTATATTAAAGTCTTAAAAATAATATTTGGTTAAAAAGTGTTTGAAATAAACATAACTCCTTTTCAGCTAATAGAACAGTCCTACAAAAGCAGTCTCCAGTGAAGACTACAGTTCACAATACACCGTTGACGCCATCAGTATTTCTTCATGAaggtaataagtaattatttaaaatatatatcatgttgacccactctctcatgttgaccctcattctctctctcatgttgacctaccttttctcatgttgaaatttgttttgttaattttgttctgtcacctcttcttattctgtgtgtatgtgtctgtctgtctctgtatgtctctctatctttcttttctttctttttctttatttatttctttcttttcttttttcttctcttctcatgttggccctcctctctctcatgataacccccccccctctctgatgttggctcaccctctttctgatgttgggtagtttaaatgtgatgtagacatatagtataacttataatattagtatgcagtagtaaaagctcatgaaatttgttgattatacagtacagtagttagattttaatagctaaatcttgcaatcttaaagacaatgagcaagttgtgaattataatttaaaatacttaattaatatattattattattattattattattattattataaccttaccaaatgctttgctgaatcaaataatgttattttactttcaatgtgttacaatagcataattaagtgctgcaagtgtcaggtcttttatatagtcggtatttgttatattctgtattctttttatgttatttaaatttcaaatagaaatagttattaaattatgtatcttaataattttgaaccttatattatttaacatcaacaaattggatttcgaatattaaaaccaatttcaaccaattaaaggatttatcctttaaaaaaaaaaaatatatatatatatatatatatatatatatatatatatatatatatatatatatatatatataactgaaaactcacaccccagaagtgactcgaacccatactcccagaagcaacgcaactggtatgtacaagacgccttaatccacttgaccatcacgaccggacaataatgaggtgatagccgaggctatatgaaccaccccaccgccggcactcggatagttatcttgggcatagcattttaccaaatcacctcattctttggggcacacgtgaggaacacaaatgggaacatttgttcgcatttgtgttcctcacgtgtgccccaaagaatgaggtgatttggtaaaatgctatgcccaagataactatccgagtgccggcggtggggtggttcatatagcctcggctatcacctcattattgtccggtcgtgatggtcaagtggattaaggcgtcttgtacataccagttgcgttgcttctgggagtatgggttcgagtcacttctggggtgtgagttttatgttgcatatgtcctggggaccattcaggcttgttcccatatatatatatatatatatatatatatatatatatgtcgtacctagtagccagaatgcactttttggcctactatgcaaggcatgatttgcctaataagccaagttttcctgaattaatatattttctctaatttttttctcatgaaatgataaagctaccaatttcattatgtatgaggtctattttttttattggagttaaaattaacgtagatatatgaccgaacctaaccaaccctacctaacctaacctaacctatctttataggttaggttaggttaggtagccgaaaaagttaggttaggttaggttaggtaggttaggttgtcgaaaaacaattaattcatgaaaacttggcttattaggcaaatcgggccttgcattgtaggctgagaagtgcattctggctactaggtacgacatatatatatatatatatatatatatatatatatatatatatatatatatatatatatatatatatatatatatatatatatatataaatataaatatattatatatatatatatatatatatatatatatatatatatatatatatatatatgtataactgaaaactcacaccccagaagtgactcgaacccatactcccagaagcaacgcaactggtatgtacaagacgccttaatccacttgaccatcacgaccggacataatgaggtgatagccgaggctatttgaaccaccccaccgccggcactcggatagtaatcttgggcatagcattttaccaaatcacctcattctttggggcacacgtgaggaacacaaatgcgaacaagcctgaatggtccccaggacaatatgcaactgaaaactcacaccccagaagtgactcgaacccatactcccagaagcaacgcaactggtatgtacaagacgccttaatccacttgaccatcacgaccggacataatgaggtgatagccgaggctatttgaaccaccccaccgccggcactcggatagtaatcttgggcatagcattttaccaaatcacctcattctttggggcacacgtgaggaacacaaatgcgaacaagcctgaatggtccccaggacaatatgcaactgaaaactcacaccccagaagtgactcgaacccatactcccagaagcaacgcaactggtatgtacaagacgccttaatccacttgaccatcacgaccggacataatgaggtgatagccgaggctatttgaaccaccccaccgccggcactcggatagtaatcttgggcatagcattttaccaaatcacctcattctttggggcacacgtgaggaacacaaatgcgaacaagcctgaatggtccccaggacaatatgcaactgaaaactcacaccccagaagtgactcgaacccatactcccagaagcaacgcaactggtatgtacaagacgccttaatccacttgaccatcacgaccggacaataatgaggtgatagccgaggctatatgaaccaccccaccgccggcactcggatagttatcttgggcatagcattttaccaaatcacctcattctttggggcacacgtgaggaacacaaatgggaacatTTGTTCGCATTggacaggggacgaaatatcttaaggtagaaat harbors:
- the LOC138364160 gene encoding uncharacterized protein, with the protein product MTSEKRYAVVGFNDRSVGIISTTWIEKSDDEKILCWWPQSRHTVSAQKHEKPDTTNWRVHVVSTILSTTDDFDVAKRRCLAAEDTSNVETEDDMGYPRQRKRKPCFKYEEENSENNKRNHHSSQSKKKCSPSSYENTPSKEISPPQIPYYSGILSECKD